In Endozoicomonas sp. GU-1, one DNA window encodes the following:
- a CDS encoding acetyl/propionyl/methylcrotonyl-CoA carboxylase subunit alpha, translating to MIKRLLIANRGEIACRIIKTAHAMGMETIALYSDADHRALHTTMATKAVYAGPSPALESYLDIENILSIAEQEKADALHPGYGFLSENAEFALACQQKGIIFVGPPASAIDAMGSKSEAKKIMAEAGVPLVPGYHGEHQSNQQLMAEAAHIGYPLLIKAAFGGGGKGMRVVEHSEQLEQQLESARREAEKAFGNDQLLLERFVTTARHVEVQIFFDQQGNGVFLFDRDCSLQRRHQKVIEEAPAPGLTPELREAMGNAAVAAGKAIGYQGAGTVEFLLDGDQFYFMEMNTRLQVEHPVTEMVTDLDLVEWQLTVASGQPLPLDQASLHCHGHAIEARLYAENPRLDFLPTSGRILALEWPETHGNLRIDTGIQAGDSITAWYDPMMAKIIARGPSRQAAIAQLQTALAQYYQAGICDNRDFLAHLLATPAFIDAKLSTDFIDHHPFPALSSEHREQLLAVAAIYQFECGNLARPDKLLPTSCGSTFSTESLVQLYLDEQRWLVRVDKQSNRYLLRIGDKSLTVTANVNHETCGASMSLGFDTTDAEKLQPNNCRIIPQPGELLKVILQKISHEVALPGHPMAQEDHQDNVPLAPMSGTITCVMVNEGQSVAQGTPLLMMEAMKMEHCITAKEPGTVERILYQAGDQVGAGSPLLTFIEQP from the coding sequence ATGATTAAACGCCTGCTGATTGCCAACCGTGGGGAAATCGCCTGCCGAATTATAAAAACCGCCCATGCCATGGGTATGGAAACCATTGCCCTCTATTCCGATGCCGACCATCGGGCCCTCCATACGACCATGGCCACTAAAGCAGTCTATGCTGGCCCAAGCCCTGCTCTTGAGAGTTACCTGGATATTGAGAACATATTGTCCATAGCAGAACAGGAAAAGGCGGATGCCCTTCACCCCGGTTATGGCTTCCTGTCGGAAAATGCCGAGTTTGCCTTAGCCTGCCAGCAAAAAGGCATTATCTTCGTAGGCCCTCCAGCTTCGGCCATTGATGCCATGGGCTCAAAAAGTGAAGCCAAGAAAATCATGGCAGAGGCGGGAGTCCCTCTGGTTCCCGGTTACCACGGCGAGCACCAGAGTAACCAGCAGCTGATGGCTGAAGCCGCACACATTGGTTACCCCCTGCTGATCAAGGCTGCTTTTGGCGGTGGCGGTAAAGGGATGCGTGTTGTTGAACATTCAGAGCAGCTGGAGCAGCAGCTGGAGTCGGCAAGGCGTGAAGCAGAAAAAGCCTTTGGCAATGACCAACTGCTGCTTGAACGTTTTGTCACAACAGCGCGGCATGTAGAAGTTCAGATTTTCTTTGACCAACAGGGAAATGGTGTTTTTCTGTTTGACCGGGACTGCTCTTTGCAGCGCCGACATCAAAAAGTGATTGAAGAAGCCCCCGCCCCCGGCCTGACTCCCGAACTGCGCGAAGCCATGGGCAATGCCGCCGTCGCCGCCGGCAAAGCCATCGGCTATCAAGGGGCGGGTACCGTGGAGTTTCTGCTTGATGGTGATCAATTCTACTTTATGGAGATGAATACCCGCCTCCAGGTGGAGCATCCGGTAACGGAAATGGTCACTGATCTGGACCTGGTTGAGTGGCAGTTAACCGTGGCATCCGGCCAACCTCTGCCCTTGGATCAGGCATCATTACACTGCCATGGCCATGCCATTGAAGCCCGGTTGTATGCAGAAAACCCAAGGCTGGATTTTCTGCCCACCTCCGGACGCATTCTGGCCCTGGAATGGCCAGAGACCCATGGCAACCTGCGTATTGATACCGGCATTCAGGCCGGTGACAGCATCACCGCCTGGTACGACCCCATGATGGCAAAAATCATTGCCAGAGGCCCCAGCCGACAAGCTGCAATAGCCCAGCTTCAGACGGCGCTGGCTCAGTACTATCAGGCAGGGATCTGCGATAACCGGGACTTCCTGGCGCATCTGCTGGCAACGCCGGCATTTATTGATGCCAAACTCAGTACTGACTTTATTGATCATCACCCTTTTCCCGCTTTATCTTCGGAGCATAGAGAGCAGCTGTTAGCGGTTGCAGCTATTTATCAGTTTGAATGTGGCAACCTCGCCAGACCGGACAAGTTACTGCCAACCTCGTGTGGCTCCACTTTCAGCACAGAATCCCTGGTTCAGCTTTATCTGGATGAACAGCGCTGGCTGGTCAGGGTCGATAAACAGTCCAACCGTTATCTACTGCGTATCGGAGATAAATCACTGACTGTAACCGCCAACGTTAACCACGAAACCTGCGGCGCATCAATGAGCCTCGGTTTTGACACCACAGACGCAGAGAAATTACAGCCAAACAATTGCCGTATCATTCCCCAACCCGGGGAATTATTGAAAGTCATTCTTCAAAAAATCAGCCATGAAGTTGCACTCCCCGGCCACCCCATGGCACAGGAAGACCATCAGGATAATGTACCTCTTGCTCCGATGAGTGGCACCATCACCTGCGTGATGGTCAATGAGGGCCAGTCTGTAGCGCAGGGAACCCCGCTGCTGATGATGGAAGCCATGAAGATGGAACACTGCATCACTGCCAAAGAGCCCGGAACCGTTGAGCGGATACTTTATCAGGCCGGAGACCAGGTTGGGGCAGGTTCACCATTACTGACGTTCATCGAACAACCATAA
- a CDS encoding hydroxymethylglutaryl-CoA lyase, which produces MSSDTANSQQLPDRVTLVEMGARDGLQNQPEILSAGIRSELINRLARTGLKRIEAGSFVSPKAVPQMADSHKVFDLLHRQPGITYGALTPNLKGFEAALAAGADEVAVFASASEGFSQKNINCSIAESLHRFEPVMAAAKKHGLNVRGYVSCVMGCPYEGDIRPSAVAGVAEQLWQMGCYEISLGDTIGVGTPLNAKKVLEHTSRHIPVSALAAHFHNTYGQALANVLALLEEGLSVIDSSVAGLGGCPYAPGASGNLATEDVVYMLHGMGIKTGINMKELLKAATFICDQLGIPSRSNAGLALSRSSHSSG; this is translated from the coding sequence ATGTCCAGTGATACCGCCAATTCACAGCAACTGCCTGACCGGGTAACGCTGGTTGAGATGGGTGCCAGAGACGGGCTGCAGAATCAGCCGGAGATACTCTCTGCCGGGATTCGCTCTGAGCTGATCAACCGTCTTGCCAGAACAGGGCTGAAGCGCATTGAAGCGGGCAGCTTTGTGTCACCAAAAGCCGTTCCGCAAATGGCAGACTCCCACAAAGTTTTTGATCTTCTTCATCGACAACCGGGGATCACCTATGGTGCCCTGACCCCAAACCTCAAAGGTTTTGAGGCAGCCCTGGCCGCTGGTGCTGATGAAGTGGCGGTATTTGCTTCAGCCTCAGAAGGTTTCAGTCAGAAAAATATCAACTGTTCCATTGCCGAAAGCCTGCACCGTTTTGAACCGGTTATGGCAGCGGCAAAAAAACACGGTTTAAACGTCAGAGGCTATGTTTCCTGTGTGATGGGATGCCCCTATGAGGGCGATATCCGCCCTTCTGCCGTTGCCGGGGTGGCCGAACAACTCTGGCAGATGGGCTGCTATGAAATATCCCTGGGCGACACCATTGGCGTTGGCACGCCACTCAACGCCAAAAAAGTGCTGGAGCACACTTCCCGACATATTCCCGTCTCAGCCCTGGCGGCACACTTTCACAATACCTATGGACAGGCGCTCGCCAATGTTTTAGCACTGCTCGAAGAGGGGCTTTCGGTAATTGACAGCTCGGTTGCCGGACTGGGAGGTTGTCCTTATGCCCCCGGAGCATCAGGCAATCTGGCAACGGAAGATGTAGTCTATATGCTGCACGGCATGGGCATAAAAACCGGGATAAATATGAAGGAACTGCTCAAAGCGGCTACATTCATTTGTGACCAGCTGGGCATACCCTCAAGATCAAATGCCGGGTTGGCATTGAGCCGGTCGAGTCATTCTTCCGGTTGA
- a CDS encoding acetoacetate--CoA ligase: MTALWIPDQNTITSSNLQAFINRIKEVTGLPLEDYSDLYQWSIEERPVFWQRLAEFYRVQFHAQPSAPLINDNMPGAQWFPDSTLNYAEHLLQRRDNKTALVFKGENGRRRTLSYRELYQSVAAAQQGLIAAGVKKGDRIAAFMPNCPETIILMLAATALGAIWSSCSPDFGIQGVLDRFGQIEPRLLLTVDGYFYGGKTIDCMAKTTQIQQNIPSLETTVVVPFANPEPDIEQLNTLNKNSNAILWADFCQPSNESVSIIPVEFNHPLFIMYSSGTTGVPKCIVHGHGGTLLQHLKELGLHTDLKAQDTIFYFTTCGWMMWNWLVSSLALGATVVLYDGSPFYPEPATLMDMAEAEKVSIFGTSAKYIAALQKAGVKPASSHNLQHLKAILSTGSPLLHESYDYVFQEVKADVRLSSISGGTDIISCFALGCPILPVYRGELQCRGLGMEVHFVDATGSPLTEAKGELVCQSSFPSMPVGFWNDPDGNKYHSAYFNEFAGVWAHGDYGELTRHGGVIIHGRADAVLNPGGVRIGTAEIYRQVEKVEEVLESIAVGQEWEDDTRIVLFVQLRDGVTLDDQLIRKIIHTIRSNTTPRHVPAKVLQVTDIPRTISGKIVELAVREVIHNRPVKNTDALANPDALDQFRHRQELFS, translated from the coding sequence ATGACAGCACTGTGGATACCGGATCAAAACACAATAACATCATCCAATCTTCAGGCGTTTATCAACCGCATAAAAGAAGTCACAGGTTTGCCACTGGAGGATTATTCTGATCTATACCAATGGAGCATTGAAGAGCGCCCGGTCTTCTGGCAACGGCTGGCAGAATTCTACCGCGTACAATTTCATGCCCAACCCTCCGCGCCCTTAATAAACGACAATATGCCAGGTGCTCAATGGTTTCCTGACTCAACACTGAACTATGCAGAACACCTGCTGCAACGAAGAGATAATAAAACAGCCCTGGTATTCAAAGGTGAGAATGGCCGTCGCCGAACCCTGAGCTACCGGGAACTCTATCAATCAGTAGCCGCAGCTCAACAGGGGTTGATTGCAGCCGGTGTCAAAAAAGGGGATCGTATTGCGGCCTTTATGCCCAACTGCCCGGAAACCATTATTCTGATGCTGGCCGCCACAGCGCTCGGGGCAATCTGGTCATCCTGTTCGCCAGATTTTGGTATTCAGGGCGTTCTGGATCGTTTCGGACAGATTGAGCCCCGGCTCCTGCTCACGGTTGACGGTTACTTTTATGGCGGTAAAACCATCGACTGTATGGCAAAAACAACACAGATTCAGCAAAACATCCCATCGCTGGAAACCACTGTCGTTGTGCCTTTTGCCAATCCGGAGCCGGATATCGAGCAACTCAACACTCTCAATAAAAACAGCAATGCGATACTCTGGGCTGATTTCTGCCAGCCATCCAATGAATCGGTGAGTATCATCCCTGTCGAGTTTAATCATCCACTGTTCATTATGTACTCTTCAGGTACCACTGGCGTTCCCAAGTGTATTGTTCATGGTCATGGTGGAACGCTGCTACAACATTTGAAAGAGCTGGGCCTTCATACCGATCTGAAAGCCCAGGATACGATTTTCTACTTTACCACCTGTGGCTGGATGATGTGGAACTGGCTGGTTTCATCACTGGCCCTTGGGGCCACTGTCGTTTTGTACGATGGCTCACCGTTTTATCCCGAACCTGCAACCCTGATGGATATGGCAGAGGCGGAGAAGGTTTCCATTTTTGGTACCAGCGCCAAATACATTGCCGCCCTGCAAAAAGCCGGCGTCAAACCTGCCAGCAGTCATAACCTTCAACATCTCAAAGCCATTCTATCGACAGGCTCTCCCTTGCTGCACGAAAGCTATGACTATGTTTTTCAGGAGGTAAAAGCGGATGTCCGGCTTTCTTCCATATCCGGTGGCACGGACATCATCTCCTGCTTTGCCCTGGGCTGCCCGATACTGCCGGTCTATCGCGGTGAACTGCAATGCCGGGGGCTGGGTATGGAGGTTCACTTTGTGGATGCCACAGGGTCTCCGCTGACTGAAGCCAAGGGAGAGCTGGTCTGTCAGTCCAGTTTCCCGTCCATGCCCGTTGGCTTCTGGAATGACCCTGATGGCAACAAGTACCACAGCGCCTACTTCAACGAGTTTGCCGGGGTCTGGGCTCATGGCGATTACGGCGAGCTGACCCGGCATGGCGGTGTTATTATCCATGGCCGGGCCGATGCCGTATTAAATCCGGGAGGCGTCCGCATTGGTACTGCCGAGATTTATCGCCAGGTTGAAAAGGTAGAAGAAGTACTTGAGAGCATTGCGGTAGGACAGGAATGGGAAGACGACACACGCATTGTGTTGTTTGTGCAGCTTCGTGATGGCGTGACACTTGATGATCAATTGATCCGAAAAATCATCCATACCATTCGCAGCAACACTACGCCTCGTCACGTTCCCGCCAAGGTTCTGCAGGTCACCGACATTCCAAGAACCATCAGCGGTAAAATCGTCGAGCTGGCGGTGCGTGAAGTTATTCATAACCGGCCGGTAAAAAATACCGATGCCCTGGCCAACCCGGATGCCCTGGATCAGTTCAGACACCGTCAGGAGCTTTTTTCCTGA
- a CDS encoding ankyrin repeat domain-containing protein, with product MLRDSQPVAEHACRYGDLEALEKVLDLDINNIGWEQPTAAIYGDNLESRVSDLGRMAAKYGQVECLQLLWEKSKGQGSLPKPNHAFYAAAANGRIECMEWVLSTWVNRISRDYITEKLNKAMREAAREGQVESMRYLLKEGANAAVSALHCASLKGQTDAIRFLLKSCDSFKGLDSKRHTEILNKSLTYAIDKNQPGSVQVLLEEGLRLVGRLDLNDALFNAIRHGSTQCMQPLIDEGADINGRLKGLDVAYHTPLTRSVSCQDKKLMNAVMLAGANVDIKNQFGDCALHIAAGLDDITYLRKLLESGADCNARDQQGRTALHLGSRTDNVECAETLIRAGANINARDCSGETPLFAAARKNNIRYILPLIDANADLNVKNYRDKTALDFASDAQCKRALIGAGAKYSWELNPLDAADALDDRRQCSLT from the coding sequence TTGCTTCGCGACTCTCAGCCTGTCGCTGAACATGCCTGTCGTTATGGGGATCTGGAAGCACTGGAAAAGGTGTTGGATCTTGATATCAACAATATAGGCTGGGAACAACCCACAGCAGCCATTTATGGCGATAATCTGGAGAGCAGAGTTAGCGACCTGGGACGGATGGCCGCTAAATACGGTCAGGTTGAGTGCTTGCAATTATTGTGGGAAAAATCAAAAGGGCAAGGGTCACTCCCCAAGCCTAACCATGCCTTTTATGCAGCGGCTGCCAATGGCCGGATTGAGTGTATGGAGTGGGTATTAAGCACCTGGGTCAACAGGATAAGCCGAGATTACATTACCGAAAAACTTAATAAGGCAATGCGTGAAGCTGCCAGAGAAGGTCAGGTAGAGTCTATGCGGTATTTGCTGAAAGAGGGGGCAAACGCAGCTGTTAGCGCTCTGCATTGTGCCTCGCTAAAAGGCCAAACTGATGCAATCCGATTTCTGCTGAAATCATGTGACAGTTTTAAGGGCCTCGACAGTAAACGACATACTGAGATTTTAAATAAGTCTCTGACATACGCCATCGACAAAAATCAACCCGGGAGTGTGCAAGTTTTGCTCGAGGAGGGACTAAGACTCGTTGGTCGTCTTGATCTCAATGATGCTTTGTTCAACGCCATTAGGCATGGCAGCACCCAGTGCATGCAACCTCTGATTGATGAAGGTGCTGACATTAATGGCAGACTTAAAGGACTCGACGTTGCTTATCACACGCCTCTTACCCGGTCGGTTAGTTGTCAAGACAAAAAGCTCATGAATGCAGTTATGCTCGCCGGGGCAAATGTCGATATTAAAAACCAGTTTGGCGACTGCGCACTTCATATCGCCGCTGGACTTGATGATATTACCTACCTGCGAAAACTCCTTGAGTCTGGGGCGGATTGCAATGCCAGAGATCAACAGGGCCGTACAGCCCTCCACCTGGGCAGCCGGACTGACAATGTAGAATGTGCCGAAACTCTGATCAGGGCTGGGGCCAATATTAATGCCAGAGACTGCTCCGGTGAAACGCCACTCTTTGCGGCTGCCAGAAAAAACAATATTAGATACATTTTGCCCCTTATTGATGCCAATGCAGATCTTAACGTCAAAAACTACAGGGACAAGACGGCGCTGGATTTTGCCAGTGATGCACAATGCAAGCGAGCACTTATCGGAGCCGGAGCCAAGTACAGCTGGGAGTTAAATCCATTAGATGCTGCAGACGCTTTGGACGATAGAAGACAATGCTCTTTAACCTGA
- the ggt gene encoding gamma-glutamyltransferase, which produces MGKPITWIVAGIFWIQAHFALADAIPPGEIAPEPGTGNKEQELVRASDYMVATANPYAARAGYEILKQGGSAIDAVIATQLVLNLVEPQSSGIGGSGLVVYFDNKAGQLSSWEGRETAPGQVKPDHFLDETGEPLAFYDAVVGGRSVATPGLLKLMYEVHQKHGKLAWKTLFKPAIKLAREGFIVSPRLAMLVAMDQTRLGRYEDTRNYFYPDGRPVQEGDLLKNLPFANTLSLIANRGIDPFYQGEIGRDIVTTVNSVTDNPGLLTMSDLNRYQVQERDPVCMDYRRYRVCSMGPPSSGGLTMGQILGMLDHYNLPELGKDNPISWQLIGDATRLAFADRGMYMADQDFVHVPKGLLDKSYLLERSRLLQTGKPLQGVAPGLPPGIDEIRQASVESLELPATTHISIVDGDGNAVAMTSSVENAFGSRLMVRGFLLNNSMTDFSFRPFIDGKPVANRIAPGKRPMSSMSPSIVLREGKPYMILGSAGGSRIILHVAKTVIAHLDWQLPVDEAVSLSHRINMEGSYELESGTDAEKLVKPLKAMGYKVSVRDLNSGLHAIVIKKSGLEGAADPRREGHVMGD; this is translated from the coding sequence GTGGGTAAACCAATAACATGGATTGTTGCAGGCATTTTCTGGATACAGGCTCATTTCGCTCTTGCTGATGCCATTCCTCCCGGAGAGATTGCGCCCGAGCCGGGGACAGGTAATAAGGAACAGGAACTGGTCAGGGCCTCTGACTATATGGTGGCTACTGCAAACCCCTATGCGGCGAGAGCGGGTTATGAAATTCTCAAACAGGGCGGTTCTGCTATTGATGCTGTCATCGCTACACAGCTGGTGCTGAACCTGGTGGAACCGCAATCTTCAGGTATTGGGGGGTCGGGATTAGTCGTTTATTTTGATAATAAGGCCGGGCAGTTATCCTCCTGGGAAGGGCGTGAGACTGCGCCGGGGCAGGTAAAGCCGGATCACTTTCTTGATGAAACAGGAGAACCCCTGGCGTTTTATGATGCGGTTGTAGGAGGGCGATCCGTAGCAACCCCCGGTCTGCTCAAATTGATGTATGAAGTGCATCAAAAGCATGGAAAACTGGCTTGGAAAACCTTGTTCAAGCCAGCGATAAAACTGGCCCGGGAAGGGTTTATTGTGTCGCCAAGACTGGCCATGCTTGTTGCCATGGATCAGACTCGTCTGGGGCGTTATGAAGACACGAGAAACTACTTTTATCCTGATGGACGTCCTGTGCAGGAAGGTGATCTGCTGAAAAACCTGCCATTTGCCAATACTTTGTCTCTTATTGCCAATCGTGGGATTGATCCGTTCTATCAGGGAGAGATTGGTCGCGATATCGTCACAACGGTGAACTCAGTAACCGATAATCCTGGCTTACTGACGATGAGTGACCTGAACCGTTATCAGGTTCAGGAACGTGACCCTGTCTGTATGGACTATCGGAGGTATCGGGTGTGCAGTATGGGACCACCGAGTTCGGGTGGGCTGACCATGGGGCAGATTCTCGGGATGCTGGATCACTACAACCTGCCTGAACTGGGCAAGGACAACCCCATTAGCTGGCAACTGATTGGCGATGCAACGCGTCTGGCTTTTGCCGACCGTGGCATGTATATGGCGGATCAGGACTTTGTTCATGTGCCGAAGGGTTTGCTGGATAAGTCCTATCTTCTTGAGCGAAGTCGGCTGCTGCAAACCGGAAAGCCGTTGCAAGGGGTTGCTCCGGGCTTGCCACCGGGCATAGACGAAATACGTCAGGCTTCCGTTGAATCACTGGAACTCCCGGCAACGACGCATATCAGCATTGTTGATGGTGATGGCAATGCGGTGGCAATGACCTCCAGCGTAGAGAATGCTTTTGGTTCACGCCTGATGGTCCGTGGTTTTCTATTGAATAACTCCATGACGGATTTTTCCTTCCGTCCATTCATTGATGGCAAACCGGTGGCCAATCGCATAGCACCAGGAAAACGACCAATGTCATCTATGTCTCCCTCTATCGTGTTACGTGAAGGCAAGCCCTATATGATTCTTGGCTCAGCCGGTGGCAGTCGTATCATTCTTCATGTTGCCAAAACGGTCATTGCTCATCTGGATTGGCAGTTACCCGTGGATGAAGCCGTTAGTCTATCTCATCGAATCAATATGGAGGGCTCTTATGAACTTGAGTCCGGAACGGATGCGGAAAAGCTGGTAAAACCGCTAAAAGCAATGGGGTATAAGGTCTCTGTCCGTGATCTGAACAGCGGTCTGCATGCCATTGTTATAAAGAAGTCAGGTCTGGAAGGGGCTGCCGATCCACGGCGGGAAGGTCATGTTATGGGGGACTGA